gtaggaaaattattatttttaaaagaagtattgggtaaaaatactttaaagctTCAACAGCGATAGGCCGGTGTCCTATAGATATGATATAGATAGACCGATGTGAAAGTCGCAGGTATGGTCCTTAACACAAGCTTTACGTTACAacattattaacaaacaaacattattcAAGATAAGACATACTTAACAATAACTAGCTACCAGACTGGCTTCGCAGGGGTAGTATAAGGGTCTACATAAagcaattatataatacatctcTATTGGTCGGCATATTTTTTTCCGTCCACTACAACTATAATCATATTTCAACcaatgttacataaaattaccCTCGCATTGCCGGAGGTAGTATCCGAGCTCCTGATGCCAGGGCAGCCGTAGCATGGCACACACGCGGTCCAGTAGGCCGTGCACGTATTGGAAGCCAGCTGCGCGCCCGCAGTACACCGCGCACACGCGACGCTCGTTGCGAGCACCAGTCTCTGCCATAAACACACAAAGGATTTCCTATCGGTTACATCTTAAACCCGCCATTCACAGAAACCAATTCCGTCATCTTCCACACATTACACGAGCGCGGAGTTTTACTAAGGTCGCTTGTGTGCCATAAACTGCACCGTGCCAAAGCTACTTTAAAGCGCGCTAAAATGTCATGTTTAAGTTGCTGTTTAAGTTCCTTATTGTGGTACCCTTTACATTTAACTTCATTCAAGCAATTTAATTCCTATTTATGCCGtggtattcattttttaaatacaatctgtTACatctcatattatttataagtagaaGCCACGACTTATGTCCTATATTTCTAATTCAAAAATGAAGCAGCCCCTATGACCTTGTTAAGCCAAAGAAGCCGCGAAgagataataaaaatttgaaaatagaactttGAGTAAAAGACAGCGCagcatatattacatttaaatgtgcCATAAGTTATTTATCAGAATTTGATCCTTATAAAGCGATACTCGAATGATGTAATAACACAGGTTGTGTTGGTAGTGCAATTACTGACTAGCAATAAggattttcaaaattcaaatggCGTAGTTCTATTATTCATCAATAGAACTGATCTACGTACATATTTATTGCCTTGCCACGATCGGCTGGACTAAGAGTCGCGATCGACCGATTGGCCATCGTATAGACTATGTGTGTTCGAAGTATATCAATcaggttttaaaatttattaagagcGCTTATGCCGTAGCCGAGCGAGTAGCCGTTTTCACGACACTTTTAAAGGGATTGTAATTCTATATCATTTTTGAGAAAAAAGGAAATGAAAACCAGGCTAAATGCACAATTTTAAGCTTCAAACTTCATGTTATTTCTACAAATACACAGTTAACCGAATAAATACTGATACAATTATAAaggtaagttaaaatattttttgatttcaatTACGATTAATGAtccttatttagtttttttcaaaattacctATCAACATTGAAACGCAACAACACAGAAATTGGTATACCGAGCCGAGCGTTCACAAAGGAAGGACGTATCGCTTGTCGTCGCGTGCTACactcacacatacacatatactctattccataacaggaaaaatgccaaataaacaacatttgccAAAAAATTGAAGCGACATAATTAGTCGCGACTCGCGAGCTTGTTTTATCTATCATATTCACTATGGAGTtagtatatatctaaataattacgtgttttattataattaaagacatattaatcataaattcttaccagtgcacaatatagccgagttattatcaaatcgtatgaaatacgtaaatctaaggtatttttaatttttattcccactttgattggaataggctatagctATCTTATTCGTAAACTGCCTCTCGGCACAGGTCTAGCGCAGCTAAGACGTTTTGATCTGAAGTATtcattttaacttatatattaaactaacaaaaaatGATACGACGTCTCAATTTCTCAGttcaattgtattttgtattattatttgttcagAACCAGGTACCACGCATTTATTAGGTACTTTTACTTATGGCTTACCTACCTTAAATTAAGAAAACCCTTAGtgtctttaatttattgtattaattattatgaactcATAATTTggctgtaatttataattagaataccAGTGTCCTTAAAGGTAAAggtgataatttttttgtagaatttttCGTCTCATACAAAGAAATCGTAAGCACCTTAAAATTTACGGTTACTATGATTGACAATATGAACTGAATATAtccaacatattataataaattcagtaaTTAATTACGATtcgtatgtcattttattttctacacaattgaaaacaaaacccatagaaaatatatacggaataaataatgtaatagtatCACGATGCTTTATATCGATTGGCTTGACAATAGTAGTTGTGCTTATGCACGTATACGCAGTCACACGCACACAGGCTTAAAAAATAAGAGATACTGAGAAGCGGCAATTGGAATAAGCCCTCTTATATAAGCGgtatgtaagaaaaaaaaacgtaccagccaatttgataattttacgCAATAGTACAGAATGAACTATACTTACCTATCTGCGATTCGGTATcgatagtaaaataaataatggtagAACTCATTCTAGGTAATTAAAgcgaatttgataatatttcctGCTAGATATTTTCTGtactttaatttcaatgtatACTCGTGACACCACTCAGCTACTCTATCTGTTCattaatattgttacattaatttagaattgttttgacttattttctaatatttaaagatcATATGCATAAAGATGGACCTGACATGATCAACAATGTTGTTGATAAATGTTTCATATGATATTGGGCCAGAAAAGTATAGCTTTATTTACTATCTATAATTTAGTTGAGTCCTTGGAAAATGTATTGcattcgattttattaaaatatttatttaactgtctTAGaagatttttctatatattaaacatacccGCGGTTTCATCTTTTATCACAACATCGCTGATCTCGAATAGTTTGAGAGGTAGCGGCATCTTTTTGTTAGCTGCGAGTGTCTTGAGCAGGCCCGGCAGCAGCACCGTACGGACTACTTGGAATTCCAGTGTCTTGGGGTTGGAGATGTGAACCGCGGGGACATCTTCGATTTTGAGACCAAGTTTTGAGGCTATGTCATCTCTTGAGCACTAAAATCgaagaaaagtaataaaattgcgatggagatatttattttaataatatctaataagtaGGTCTCACTAAAACTAAAAGTTCTCCAAATGCAGTTTTCGACTCGGTCGGGGATTGGCCCAGACTTCGGGATCTGACATTAGAAGTACAAGAAGATATTGTATTGTGAAGTTTTTTGTTGTAGAAATTatctgttaaaaattaaatagtgggaaaaaatatgtaaaatggtTTGGGTAGTCTAGCctcaataaaatttcattttgaaaaatgtttgaatggaacaaaattataattcacctattcttaaatataatatgcaccCACCAAGAGCACACGCGCGTGATTACAGCTCAGAAACGAGCATAACAGATTAATATTATAGTGTAATACGAGACAATCTCAGTAGTTTAATCTGACATTGCAGTAACAATATAACATCAGTGCGACAGATATACAAGTGGTCACAGAGCACTTGTACGACTGCGCTCTACTCGCGAGTGGTCACGGTGAGTGGGCCAGTGGGCATACGCACGAGGGTGAAGGTGAGCGCCTCGGTGTAGCCGGCGCGCGCGCACTCGTGGCGCAGCTGCTCGCTCAGCTTGCTCAGCGCGCActgcgcgcccgccgccgcgccgcgcgccgccacCCGCGGGATGCGGTTGTAGCTGTACACGGACGCCGGTCACTACGGGCGCTACCCAGATATGCTAACCGACCCCGTCGAGTCGAGATTGAATTCACTCATCGTACGGTTCCACATAAGTTGCAGCTTGTTATGACATATACTTCAGTAGTTAGGATTATTATAGAAGTCAATTAGgtacataatcaaaataaatgtatcgtATTTCgacacccttcaaatcggattATGACAACATAGCCATAGCCATGGTATTACCACTGGACAAGAATCCTGACTCACCCGTAAGCGATGGCGATATCCTCGTAGAGGTCGCAGGCATGTATGACATCGTGCCTCGTGGGCGGCACGCGCACGCGCAGCGCGTCGCGGTCGCACGTCGCCGACAGGCACATGCGCGACAGAAACGTGGCCAACTGCGAACCACTCTCGCTGAGACACAGAcagatttgaaattaattatataatatttctcattatctatttaacttttatttaaattttagtcaaaactaaatgtatatttcaaaagagtggcataaaataaatttatagatgtattagtttcttacatataaatGCATATTTACCTGATTCCAATGTAACCATTAGCCTTATCGACATTCACAAGTTCTTCTCTGTACTGCATTTGTGGGTAAAGCTCATATGTGCCATCCGGAGCGAACACTTTACATTGCTGCACTTCATACTTGTTGGCACAGTATTCAGAGAACATGCACACTATTGTATCCAGCACAATTATtgcctaaataaaataaaatctttagttttgatttttatttgtttagtaagactttgatttaaaaaatttataaaaacaaaatggcttTGAGGTTAAAAAGCAAGTCATAATGTATTTAAGCTTTTAGATATATCATTAAAGAGCAGGCAAAAGTAgtatagttaattaattttaattaatcattagtTTGATTTACAAGTACATACTTTTGTGAGATCAGTGGCTGTACACTCAATAAATACATTCTTTGTGTTTAGAGTGATTTTGGAATGGTCACCATTGATAATAGGTGGCATTGACAAAACAACTCCATTCTTATCTTTGATCACCGGGTACACCGGACTATCTTTGATAATATTCAAGTATTGCTTCAGTTGAGCATGActctgaaaataataatatttaaatgtattaatggacaaatattaaaacatattttaagataaacatCAAAAGGTACAAGAAAATCTGAGTTCTAGTTTTCAGTAGTTACCATGGTCTATGAGCCGGCTAGGCCAATGCCAACATTggcattgtaattaatattaatcatactcTTCTGTCCATATTACTATTTGGTAGTGGAATAACCAATGTGTATTACATACTCTAATGTTAATGCTGTTAAAGTGAGaaatttttcaaacatttaagaATCATTTAAGATGTACTTACAGAATACAATTCCATTAGTTCAGATGCTGTCAATTCCTTAATCTGGTTTAATGCtttgaattttaattcattCGGCGGGAGTGCATCATACACAAATGGTCCTTGGATGGTATCTAAATCATGGGTTCCAATTGCTACAAGTGTTCTTTTTCTGCATATGTTTTGGTGTAATTTATCCTGTGAAAGAGTTAATGAAATGCATTACTTGTATATATCaagtacttttttttctaatatttgtggcttttatttgtgccgaaaaggcacagattatttcatcAATGTCACATGCGAATATATCATGTTATTTCAGTAGTTTATAAGCTTGGAACTGTCATAGATGTATCTAAATTAAGGCTGTATAActggcttttttttattatatttcttgataaatgtttataacattattttattacaattattacgattattgtaattaaattaattttagataagtTATTATTTGTCACTAGTTACACTTGGCTTTACATGAATCCAATtggtcaaaaattttaaaagttgttGGTGAtccatataaaagaaaaaaatatatacatatttcaatgatattatcatatttttataattatctgtaACAGAACAACAGTCCACAATCTGTTCTAcatgtcaataattattattaaccatactagaattttttttttgtaatcttacagatttttataaatattgacttgGGTGaagaatgaattaataaatatgataattttttaaaaatttcaaacataattgttttatttttgttagtaaTGTGAATATTGTGGTTAtacttattttagtttatttatcaaGATGTTTTCTAAAATGACTGTCCAAATAAACATGCAACTGttatcataacattaaaaacagaaaataagCTGCATTTATTGTACTTATTTGGTAAATACttgttcatttaatataaaattctactTTACCTGTAAATCAATGAAGGAATCGTAACTTTCTTTAGTGAAGGAAACACCTTTCAGTACGGCTGCTACTGCATATGGTCTTATTTGAGCAGTTGCTGGGGTTAAATGAAGTGAATTACAGTCTTcatattttgtagttttatacACAGGAGGCTCTCTTCTGCAAAAATGATTTTGATCAAATCAATAAACACTttctataattatagttttattaaacttGACATTAATCTAATCATCCAATGCAAAAAACAATATTCCATTGAATCATTTGTAGTGActaacattttacattattttttttatttaatttacaacatcttcgggctcacagttgcccgtgccttttttacatttgacatttatacattttggtgttattttatatttttactgaacttCAGCAGATCTTcactggacttcgagcttgtcaaCTTCTTGGAAGACATAGCCCACACTGACTTATTCACTTTATATATTGTGGTCTAGGGTACAAAACGCAGAGCAGGtcaataatagtaattttgttttcgGTCTATAAATGTGCAGGAACAGTCtggattttaaaatactattggTGTGACTCTGAAAATGTGTCAAGCTAATCTCACAATCTTATGAGACAGAATAGACAGTGATACTGTGTTTTctgtaaactatatatatatatacttatgttaGGCTACTGtggttaaaatttattcaaaggaatttaaatgttatctctattgtaaaatattaaattctattacaACTTACTTTCCTTGAAACACTAGAATCCCATTAACTAGTCCTTCTAGACAGAGCAAGTCATATCTGTTAGCAGGAATGTCAATACGATACAAGATCTCTTCTGACACACCTGTACCAGCTTGGTCACCCTGCTCTTTAATCAACATCTGTTTTTCTGTtgtctaaaattaaacaatattcatttaacaCTTTAAACCGCACAGTGTGCCTAGTTAATATATACACATCCAAAATTAAACACAACCTTATTGAAATTCACTTTTTGTTTAATACTTACAACTTCATCTAACTCTAAACCAAATTCGAAGCATAGTTTTTGGAATTCTTCATCAGCTGAAATGAAGGGAAGGATGATTTATTGGTTGGTTTTATGCTTGATTTCAATTAGCAATTTGTAAAATTGCTATTAGTGAACTTACTGTATGATTTTCCTAATGCAGCGAAAAGTGCATCACGTTTAACTGAAATTGTcggcattttatataataaaagcaattaCTAACtacgttaatttattaagtctttaaattacattaaacataaattatatttgaaattgcttaaaattttttataaaaatattttagattaaattaatatctgaaaatatattatagtatcagTATACTCTGAAAACGCATGTACTATAGAAGTATAAACTTCCAACAGAAGAACCTACGATCCATATGTGTCAGGTTATTGTCATTTGTCATATGTCAGTGTCACTGTTTCCTACAATGTTATATGTAGATAAATTCCTTGtaggcacaactaaaagccaaattatttttttaatccaagAATTGAATTGTTGGTACTCCTCAaatccatataaatattattatgaaataaaaaagaaagtaattaaattaatagtatttaaaacgggatatttaccatgttttttatttttatttggtcctgaccaaataaaaaacatggtaaatatcccgttttaaatactgttagtaataaaaataaccatgttaattttaaatcttataaataaatgaaattccaAAAGATTACTTTTTAACGtcctaattttaaaaactaacttactaagaatgtatttataatttatcatataatctGAGCGTGTACGATGTCTGGTGTATTCAATGCCTCATTATAAAAGCGTTTTTGATGGAAATTGGTTTTCCTTTTACATGCTTGtatgagtttttataattaatatttaatatttaattagatttaaaggagggaaataaaatacaaaatgcaCAGCcctatatttgtttgtttatattatcatatgtgattgactttaaaattataatttcataattttaaagtattttttttaaatctatgcGTGTAACTAAAccttaagattttaatattaataaagtaatccATAAACCCAATTAATAAACatcatcaaaattaaataattatacttactaaaatataaattaaaactatttattcaaataaatatttgtttaatcgtctatgatattatgatacataataatatctatttttgttCGTTGCTTCTTTATCTGtccttgattatttttaaagtacctttttaatttagttttttaagacctatgtatatataaataaaaaacaatacctTCTAATAAATTGCAAATTCATTGTGATTTTATACTTTCATCATTAATTTCATGTAATGCAATAAAGGAGGGCGCAGATTGCTTACCTATAATGTGAGAGTAGGGACAGGTATTATACTATAACGATACAactcaaaatatatctttacaaatattttattataaactagctgtgcccgtggCATCCTTCACGTATAATGAGATATCTCTTGATGTTAATTTGGTATATAAAGTTTCCTAATGGTGGAAGATTTAGGCAATAACTGTTGCAGCAAGGAGCTGCGGAGCGGGCGAGTGGGTAGAGTGATTCCGCTGACTCGCTCCGCCGAAGAAGACCAGGGAGAAGGCGTCGGCGTTATGCGCACATTAAGTCACATaagcgtcgcagggactaggagGAATCCCTCCAGATTAGGAGAGAACTACTCTAGATTAGAGACCTATAAGCGGACCAACCTTCGGGGCGACACGGTTGTAAGCACAATCGATCCTGTGAAGCCCTTCGAAGGAACGgcgagggtaccgctggttt
Above is a genomic segment from Vanessa tameamea isolate UH-Manoa-2023 chromosome 12, ilVanTame1 primary haplotype, whole genome shotgun sequence containing:
- the LOC113392920 gene encoding phenylalanine--tRNA ligase beta subunit isoform X2, with protein sequence MLIKEQGDQAGTGVSEEILYRIDIPANRYDLLCLEGLVNGILVFQGKREPPVYKTTKYEDCNSLHLTPATAQIRPYAVAAVLKGVSFTKESYDSFIDLQDKLHQNICRKRTLVAIGTHDLDTIQGPFVYDALPPNELKFKALNQIKELTASELMELYSSHAQLKQYLNIIKDSPVYPVIKDKNGVVLSMPPIINGDHSKITLNTKNVFIECTATDLTKAIIVLDTIVCMFSEYCANKYEVQQCKVFAPDGTYELYPQMQYREELVNVDKANGYIGISESGSQLATFLSRMCLSATCDRDALRVRVPPTRHDVIHACDLYEDIAIAYGYNRIPRVAARGAAAGAQCALSKLSEQLRHECARAGYTEALTFTLCSRDDIASKLGLKIEDVPAVHISNPKTLEFQVVRTVLLPGLLKTLAANKKMPLPLKLFEISDVVIKDETAETGARNERRVCAVYCGRAAGFQYVHGLLDRVCAMLRLPWHQELGYYLRQCEDPAYFPGRCAEVTLQGRVIGKIGVIHPNVLTAFELTNPCSAVEINIEPFV
- the LOC113392920 gene encoding phenylalanine--tRNA ligase beta subunit isoform X1 encodes the protein MPTISVKRDALFAALGKSYTDEEFQKLCFEFGLELDEVTTEKQMLIKEQGDQAGTGVSEEILYRIDIPANRYDLLCLEGLVNGILVFQGKREPPVYKTTKYEDCNSLHLTPATAQIRPYAVAAVLKGVSFTKESYDSFIDLQDKLHQNICRKRTLVAIGTHDLDTIQGPFVYDALPPNELKFKALNQIKELTASELMELYSSHAQLKQYLNIIKDSPVYPVIKDKNGVVLSMPPIINGDHSKITLNTKNVFIECTATDLTKAIIVLDTIVCMFSEYCANKYEVQQCKVFAPDGTYELYPQMQYREELVNVDKANGYIGISESGSQLATFLSRMCLSATCDRDALRVRVPPTRHDVIHACDLYEDIAIAYGYNRIPRVAARGAAAGAQCALSKLSEQLRHECARAGYTEALTFTLCSRDDIASKLGLKIEDVPAVHISNPKTLEFQVVRTVLLPGLLKTLAANKKMPLPLKLFEISDVVIKDETAETGARNERRVCAVYCGRAAGFQYVHGLLDRVCAMLRLPWHQELGYYLRQCEDPAYFPGRCAEVTLQGRVIGKIGVIHPNVLTAFELTNPCSAVEINIEPFV